The window catcatcagaaaatgtgattctgtttgcctcaaagattttgttggctattttttccaagtgattcacggagatcttatcaggaacgtgtgcctcattcaagatcttcattaaaacttgacggtgctcgtccgaatggatcagtaatgacaatagtgaaatttgagtggGCGTCTTttttaattgttccacgatataatagtcatgcagcttcatcttactcaagaattcttccgcttcttcctcaatcacagctttcttcattggtgttggattatttttagcttttcttaattcctcgggagtaaaacatcttcccgagcaAGTCAAACCttgtacttcacagatttcttctttgacttcttttcctttgtacattaccgccACCCAttcgtagttccatggaatagccttgttgttgatcactggtaactgggttactggcttgataataacccgatctacgcgggctccttccacgactatgatgggtttgctggccACCCCTGGGACAATCACTTTTACCCCTTCCTGCTTCGTGGaaactttgctcgaagatcccttcttaactgccacagatggctcaacactGTTTTTGTTCTGCTTGTGTACCGACTTCTCATCTACTAATTGTTCATCTgtcttggcttcatgagaccgaatcatcatgacggtttgtgatggcttcttggtttccccatcagcccgcactatttctatcatattggcctcctgatgggctggcatcggatttctgttgatattgggagcttcgggagcttgaacttcaattttattagtatAATCAACTCATGTATCATATTTTTTAagtgccagcacttttctgtatcatgacctGGTGTACcagagcaatactcacagctaacagtgtagtccagattctttggaggaggatttggcagcttggattgtatcggccttagcatatctagttgTCTTAGCCTGTAGAACAGACTAGTGTTGGATTCTCCtaacggagtaaaggttttctttttttgcaacctttcacccttgagtgcttgattaggcctgaaacctggtccgggaacATTTTGATAGGTTCGCGGATATGGgtaggtacttggtatgacaggagacgccaatgagcgtgggcatgtggttgattgtatgcttgcgcatggtggacggaaaaatgaggttccgacgggtgatagtagtgttggggtgaattgtggtgataagttggtTTGTGggatcgaggttgattgtagtaatgaggtgaacctctggatccgaaccaagttcctgaatcaaccattgtcgcttcctctcttttcttctttccaatccctcctacgccgccttgaatagcttgagtagttgctttgatagccgaatagctcatgattttattcgacttgaggccttcttccaccatacctcccatcttcactacttcgttgaatgattttcctatcgctgaaatcaaatggccatagtaagtaggttccaaggcttgtaggaagtaatctaccatctgactttccttcattgggggatccacccttgctgcctgttccctccaccggaacccatattctctaaagctttcactgtgctttttctcaaatttagtcaaggatagtcgatctggaacgatctccagattgtattggaagtgacaagcaaatgcatgtgccaggtcatcccatgtttaccatctcccatggtcttgacgggtataccattccaaagctgatccgctcaaactctgactgaagttagccattaataattcgtcttttcctccagctcccctcatcttgctgcaaaaaccccttaagtgggccacTGGGTCGctgtgcccgttgtataggtcgaacttgggcatcttgaaaccagctggtaattgcacatttgggaacagacataggtccttgtaggccacactgacctgccctcctaacccccgcatgtctcggaacgattgttctaagcttttgactttcctgaacatctcttcctgttcagtatttttgactggcttgtcaatttctgtttggaggtcaaaacggggagtaaatgaatggatttctgaagctttgaaagtggtctctgaggggtagtattggttgtcctgggcctggaacatatgctcactaggagatttgtggagtgtagctggggGAGATGCTACGAAGAtgggagttactggtggaggagggtatggaactggtttagggggtggagattgtggtgtatgagaagtggtgcctcggtagtgctggtaaatggggaaactCGGGGATAGATCAGTGGtaggatgatcctgagtttgagctGGTGGTGGGGTGGAAGAAGGGTTAGCCGGGTAAGCTGGGGGTgattgtcctgtagaccaagcccgatacatctcggccatctgttgcttaagtttaagcatctcttctttcattttactaACGTCCAACTCCTCTATCTCAACAcatgtgtcgacatccgggatagacatgctttcgggtattggtccttttgatctgctTTGATAATGATAATGTGTCAGtatactctagataaactaactgcttgaattctggaaatgagcaaacttgttagttttgagagtttaacacatatacaattacacgttgagatgcaatgttcctaggcaattaaccattttctatcatgtatttgctcggttgcttgtgtcattccagcttttcttgatctttctttttattgtcactcactctTATCTTTATTTCcctcctttttattttattccttcttttgatatgtccccgcatgaatcagaccgtgcgtagttctggcgGAAGGCAATTatcaacacttttatttattcttgaaacaATACAAAGATGCAAAggacattacatttggaaaacattataagaaaatggtttaaaagactcgacacaaacccaaatcaaacaaaaagACATAACTCCTAACAGCTGTGAATATGCTCCACTCCCCACTTCTGTTTTCAATCATTGGAACATCTActcacggtggggcttgacccggctgacctcctagtgtacgaTGCATTCTTTCTAACTCTattgccagatgacgggcaaaagtaggtgcatgctctagaaacctttcataatccatcccttggcagttcacataactttgagaggtgtaaactgccaaatcatggatttgtgccctgaaatcttggagacgttggtcttggttttgtagttgctgttggcgagtggtggctatatctcttatgcggtcttcgcgatctaaagctgacttCAATTGAGCACGAAGTCTGGcttgatcgagtcttgcctgtgctctttctctgtcgatgtctacgtgctgatgttctctattgtatcTTCTCGTTTCCtccaattgtgcatggagttgagcttctgaattTATCCAACGGTCCTTCTCTTTCTTGAATTTTGCCATGTCTTCTTCGGATctcattacttggcgttccttattagattcggcctcctcgtttaattgtatgattttttccttagctttgcCTAACGCCTTTTTAGTCTTTGCcaagatggagtcataatcttgcattttttccatcagattggcaatgattttttgatctttccaacttcttaCTGGTGcttcagaagctttcttcatctgttgaaatTGAGCGCGGagatttttattttcaaaaatcagactcttcttttcatcttctgcttcttgtgcttgtaagtctttctccaaattgaagTTCCTTAGACTTTGttttaaggcatgaatagttgctttgtatcccctttccttttctccccaagccAATCGTTCTttgattttatcatcaaaggtttgaacatgtggtctttttataggccttctaagatcaggttctggtgcatcatccacgcgggatctTGTCTCAAACCACCTAccatatcctggatttatctcgccctttgtaggatctggaacttgagtatcatctttcaagtatcgacaccctttccgaagtgggggcaacgtactgggagcacgaaagtctacccggcctagttacttgtcccaatttcgtcttatttggtatgacttctaacagaaaggcgggccacgcgcacgtgtgcaccataaatttagaagactcagaaagaagaaggattTCGTAGCAGCTTTATatgcacaattcagataatattaaagcggtaaaaagcaacatttagcacattaagcataaatatgtaaaataaatcagataacaaacaaagccaactataacagttattttaagctcgaattattgaaccctgaactagagattctgggttcagtccccagcagagtcgccagagctgtcacacctactTCTTTACACAACATCCCGGAGGAGGACATATGTAAAGAGAGTTTTTCCgatcaaaggacaatcgaaacgggattctttattaatttcagagtcgccgcctgggaattttatggcatcccaagtcaccggttttaatcccgaatcgaggaaaatatgactctgtttaccaatctgcgaaccagaaattcgagtaagtaattctgttaatccgggagaaggtgttaggcattcccgaattccgcggttctagcacagtcgcttaacaatttatacttggcctaattatcttgatttactaaatacatttttttaaACCTGTTGCATAGTTTTATTACCACTTTTGGTTAGATTATTTATAATTATAGACCtatcttgaaacgaatcacgcgtacgtatattcgttttttttatttaaatgtaaagaatcgtgtcacgcatacgtgtacacaataagattgatagcatttttttatttttattattaaaaaaaggaATTTATGGCCGAAATTGtgcgtgcttaaaataaaattacgaacactcgtcactcttgtatgattaaatggtgaactgcacatctcgggttatatgaaataaattaatttaataaccaTCGAAAAAGCccttttattaagaaagtttgctcgaagttgcgcgaacgcatactccgaattgtctttagaaatgtaatcatgtcacgcgaacgtgtccccaattacacaaaatattcttaatggcaatataaattttctacaaatgtttattatgtccATCTATTTTAAATATGAAATCCATGGGAAATTACTGAATGGAGTGCCTCGAGATTTCCAGAAAAATCAAGatttattaggtgttgaccaCAGGTTATATGATTTAAACgtgtgaattatatacctcaaaactattcaaattagaAGAGTTAAtgagatgaaaaataaataaataacgtgcaACTAAAATTACCATTTTATCGTGAATACAGTATCCGTAATtcgtttatgtatttttagtgcttgataattatatgcacaagttatttattattttcctagGCTTAGGAATAAGTGTATGTATTTAAAAACTTACCAAGTGAATTACGTGTAAAACtaggaaaaaaaattaattgataagcaaactagtagttttcgaagaatttccattattctactcggagcgaactctactttgtatatctttgacttaaaatgcCGTAATCAGTATTCATAAATCCAATCTTCTTCTACacaacttgtttttagtccaaagttctaattatttggttaatttgcttacgatgattgagtttgggatagataaaatcaaaccaatttttatctcggcttatgcaagctatttacaaatactaaatctatactttgtacaaatcattgacattatttttatatactatttttataagaaaatgagttaatatcatttctaaaataaatgggccatttgttgttaagaaagagaactaatctacaaattgatttaataaaatgacattACATATACCGCAAATACACATCTGAACCTTCCGGAATATTCCAATATCTTAAtcgtaacgaattatatcaattcacctctCACTTATAGTTATCCCCATTATTAGACCATATTTTGTGTAAACGAGAATACTTATATCAACTAGAATTAAACAATATCAGGCTTGGCGAAGTTTACTAGCGTGGTTCCTCGATATTTCCATATTACCAAGCGCTTAGTTAACATGGTCTAAATACAAAGTTTAAAGAATAGTCAACTTTCTACCAAGTCCCCTATCTCGACAATTCGAATATAACTATACTTAATGAGATTCCGAAATAAATAGAATTATTGCAAAGTATCACACTTACTATACTTAATGACAATTCGAATATAAATAGAATAAAGTATCACACTTACTGTTTTATTCCCTAAATCACCCCTGAAATTCCCTTactattactgccctaaaccaaACTGCTTAAACTGAACAATTATCTACTAATCTGCCTAAcagctaacaaccaattcctaaacTCTTAAAGCAGAAAATACAAAGATTTCCGATTTTAGGACAATATTTATAGAATTTCAACTAATCGGATAAATAACAATCAGAACTAAAACCAAACAGAATGTTGAATGATTCATTCTATACAAACGAACTAATCAATGAAGCTTAATTAAACGATTACGTATAACAACTGACATTGATCAGCAAACAACGAAAATAGGCAATTCAAATAATTTCAGTGTTATTGCCAGAATCAAGAATTAAAGGGAAACTAACTAATCGACGCAATTTATTAATCGATCACACACATAAGAATTACAGTAATCATAAACAAATAACAgatttggaccaaataaaaggtctattGAGATGAGAGGATGAACTGAAACAACAGGGgaaatcaataaaactaaactaaacaaatacacagataaataaaatcataaatacagaataaaagaaaaaggaaaatacctcAAACCTTCAGAATTTATACGGACACAAGCTTGAACTAAGATTCGGacactttgaggtcgaacagactttaatcgaagtattctcaattgagaatacctcgattagggtctattagaccccaatccTTCATTTAATTTGGACAGATTCCATGGTTTGGATTTTTAGGGTTTCGTTTTTCTTCGGATTTGGGGTTCGAACAtttttgggcagattcgaaggaaaccaatgatGACTTAGGGGTGAGGGAAGCCTGGGGGGTCATTTGGTATGAATTTGAGACGGATCCGGGTGAGTTTATgttcggctcgaatcttcaaatgaagattcgagcagttccaggaagattcgacCTAAACTACTACCAGATTCATGACGAGGATGGTCAAGAGAAGCTATGGTAGtgatttggaagccatcggaaaaggttgggttttcaggccaagctttgatcgaagattcgagacgttgggGCCTGATTTGAGGGATATATGTTACATATTTGGAATGGGGAGGTCGAGAGGATTCTATGGTGTAGAGATGGGgtcatttggaccaccggaaccgccgtgaggcgatttccggtgggtggtTGACGGTGGGGGtatgtttggtctctgaagaTCAGAGACGAATGTGGAAAAGGGGGGGTATGGCTTTGGGGGGGTGGAATAAGGATTtggtttatataggggaggggtggtctgCTCTCGTCCGTTAGATTAGGTGAGATctacggcctggatcaattcatttAACTAAATGGTGTCGTTTTGATTTAGTGGGGATTGGGTCGGTCTCAGATGTAGGTGGGTCGGGTCATGGGGAAAGGCCTGGAACCATCAGATCAAAAATCAATGAACGGTCCCGATTAAATACAATCATGCGACGTCatttggtttaatgaaagaactAAACTAGACCGTTGGATctatttgatcaacggtccagatggaaAATGCCAATATGACGTCGTTTGGTTGTCTTGAGATTACCTAGACGGgcaccatcaaaacgacgtagctcttgccctatactacgtcgtttgatggctTTTGGGTTGACAGATCTGGGCTGGGTAGGAAGTGCAATTCTTGGGCCTAAAACAGGCCCAGTCTGAATCTTTCTTTactttttgaactcttttccttttcttctttaattttctgaTTTAAATATAATTCCTAACTAATTGTAAAatctaaatacaactacaaatattaattaatacttacaataattaacacacaaaacaaagaaaatgaaatcacACAAGggcacatttaaatgacaaaattacaacaattacatattttttgtgattttccttttttgtaaaacaaacttgttaATTCTtaaattgtaaaactaaatcctaaatgcacatgcaacacatattacattatattattttttgtatttttaaatgcattaataaaattacacaTGCACACATACATATGCAAACAAACAGGAAAACCgtacaatatttcctaaaaataacacataattaaagaaaagacctaatttcggaagttattttggagtaattcgtatgaggcaaaaatcacgtgctcacaagtaaGGCAAAATATAATTCAATAccaatcagaatcaattagaaGAGGGgaattcctttaattaaggaattcgaatttgaataggAGAGGGAAGAGTtgtatttaaggaaagaaaatcagtaacacatGGTGCAataaagggtaaatacataggagaaACCTTTTAAAAATACACGGTTAGATAAATAAGGTAAGGGTAAAATCAATCAATCACATAGTCAATCAGGAATCAAAGATTCGAAAATAATGAATTAAGTCAGAAAACAGGTCCAAATCAAACagggagaaaatcaaataaattcATATAGAAATCAATCCCAAAAATTAGGGTTGTTTAGAGAGGAAAAGGTCTGATTATAAAGAGTGTATATATTTAAACATGCGAGGCTAGAATTAAACGAACAGTGCAGTCATGTAATCAAATAGAAAAACATAGACATGCGAAAATCAAGAGGTCGTGCAAAGCTTAGCAAGAATCAGAAACATGAGACGAGTTTAGGGTTTTGTAATCAGATAAGAAGCAGCACAAGAATCAAACAATCGTGCACAGATGGTTGGAAACccccccaaattttagggtttctaCTCACAACTCACATGCAAAGACGAAGCATAGAAGATTAGTCAAAATAAACTCAGGAAAGCCCAAAGAACACAGACAGTTCATGGAAGcaaacacagtaaaagaaatccTTAGAAACCCTAGGAAAATACAGTAAAGAAAATACATAGAAAACCATAGTAAAAACACTTagcaaagtaaaaatataaaaaatagtagtaaaacaagTAAAAGATCACGGAAACCCTAAGTTTTAAGAAGATGAACAGTTTTGAAAGCCAAAAATCGAAAAGATGTGGAAAATACTTTAAAATCTTAGAAAATAACACGGATCTGAAGTAGATCTTagagagaaacaaagaaaacctcgagggcttagggtttcagagaaaaccCCAGaaagtgagaaaggcttggaacgGACTGGTCCTGAGTCGGAGATGGACTCACAGGGCTAGGACTCGCTGGATATGAGCCGGAAAAGGCCATAGATTATGAATCGGAAAGATTCTGAGCCGGGGTATTCAAATTCGGATTCTGAAACCTCGAGCAAAAGGAGCATAGGGGTATGTGGTGGTAGGTACAGGCTGCTCAGGGTCTGAGAGGCCATGATTTCCGGTGGAATAAGGTCGGAGACCGGTGAAATAGGCTAGGGTTTCGGAGGGGCTTGGGAGCGTTTGAGAGACGAAGGGGATACAAGGGCGGCTGCTGaagagaaatgattagggttagggggctTGTAGGTTTAATTAAGGCAAGGCGGATGAGGGTCGTTGATTAGAataatcaacggccacgattaaaGAAAGGATCTGGGCGGGTTTATTTAATATGGTCTGGGTCGGGTAATTATTGAAATTGggtcatatatttgggttcaatTTGGTCTGGgatttgggtttaatttaggctataattgaaagtaAAGATGCTACAATTTAAATAGTGAATTTTCACcattttgaatttataaaaatagtaaatggtgttaaaaaataaaattaaaaatacttagTTAATAAACAATGCATAAGCATTAATTCAAAAATATTAGAAATAATTTTATGattaaaaatgctattaaatcgagaaataggctaacattgcaattttATGCAATTTTAGCTTAAAATACCAAATGGACTTTTACAATTATGTAAAAATAATGTAAATTACTTTTTTGTGTAAATgttagaataaaataaattattcaccaaaatgacaagttttgggaataattattggattttatagtgcaaaatacgccataaattggttttaaaaatctttataaatttgggaaaaataccaaagcCTTTGGGGATGCttgtatatgtatatacatgctatttttaaagtattttgagCATAAAAAttcatagggaaaaattgggtatcaacaataccCCAAAGATCTTAACACTTTTTTAAGTCGCTTTCTCGGTATATGATTGTAGTTACGGCAATGCATGCTTAGAATATCGACACATTTATTTATGCGGTAGATTTATTTGTATATGGTTGAAACCGATCCCAGGGAACGTCTCGCTTTTCGAAGTAAACAGAAGAGAGATATGACTGTAAGGAAATGGAATCGGGGCAAGGAGCACCCCGAGTCACAGTTCGAAAGAATCAGGGCCACGTCTCCCATGTCCGATTCGAATCTTAAAACTTTGGAGAGCATTAGTAGATAATCAAGCACGAGTGACAAAGGATCTTGATATATGTGCCCAATCGGGCTACGACGTGAATCTCAACACATATCGATTAAAAATCAGTGATTAGTAAAACAAAAGACTTTTACCTTTCAAGGAATTGTACGTAGGGTAAAACTACTATATAAAAAAGAGTCTAATTATTCATTAGAGATGTTGTAACTCGCATATCAAGGCAATACACTCTTATTTTCTCTATTATTCAGAGTTCTTATttttgttcatctgttcttcaATATTGTGAGCCCGGGATCGAATGCGAGTATTTCATTGAAGTTGTTACTGAGTCCAGGATCACTCCCCTTAATTGGTTTGTATTAtgtcctttatttgtttaatgtaaTGTAGTTTATCATTTATATTGAATTAATCCACATAATCTTAAAGCCAtacataaatttaattgttatctattTTTGAGGTTAAACATCAGTAAAAGCCATTTTGTAGCTTAAATTTCAGATTTGTTTTCATTTAGAGGTTGATAATTTGTTTGACGCAAATTCACCAAAACTATCACTACCAAAAATAATATATAACTACCAAAAAAAATATTGTAATCATTTTGCAATAGAAAAATCGGTTGGACTGATGATATCCGTATGTATATTAGGTTGAGAATCGATTATCAATGGATTTAGTTTTCTGCTAAAAGAATAATTTGCAATTTTTTCCAATGTATCTGTAATAGGAAGTTCGTCCACTATTTGAGGATTTTCAATGACTTGTAATTCGAGTTGGTTTTTGTAGACAATCCACTGTCGCTAAAGAGAGAATTGTAAGTCTCCTTACTCATTTTATtacattggtatcagagccacgaGCTTGTTTTCTGGTCATGTAAATTATTCTTTCCAGTGTAtgaattttagattttttttatatgttaAACCCGTATCttgcttgcattattttatgcTCGAAACTATCTTTTTATGCGTGAAACCTTGGGAATTCTAACAAAGTTCATTGcgagctttccaacgatatatagAACAAGTTTTAAATTATAGGATTTTATATGTTTTAAACAAGTTTCAATTCTCTATGTTATATGTAAATTTTGTGCAAATCATACTAGGTAATCTGTTACCCATATGTTTTTGAGAAAAACTATATAATCACATGTGATTAAGATGGAAAACTTAGGTTGGATTTTAAAGAAAATCCATTAGGGTTTGCTAAAAAAAAACTAATCAACTTTTGATCATATCGATCAATTTTTGAATGTTTTTCTTTAAATTAGTTACGCAAATAAGTCTTAGAATATGTTTAAGACTTTAATCAATGTTTTAAACGAGTAATTTTAGCCGAAGAATACGATTTTTGGCCAAAATCTAGAATAAACTGGTCATCCCAAAAACTCCACTACTTTGATAATTTCCTGAGCAATAGGCGCTTGAGGTCAATCCTAAAACTCATTTGGAGTAAAAGTATGTGTTTTAATTGAATTAAAATAGTCAAAAGTAGAGATAATTTTAATCTGGATCATAGTAAAAATCGTTTTCAAAAACTGTGTAGCTCGTAAATTGGGAAAAAATGACTGGTTACCCAGATTTGACACATTCCCACACACTTGTGAGGGTTTTTGAGCGATTGTGGTTCCCCCAGGTCTCTATTTTCGATGTTCTTTTCTTTGGTGATTTttctaaaaattaattatttttccttaaattttttgtttaatttttggacattggaaaatatttttttccatatttaatacctttttgaaaatattaattccttattaattttttatgtggtatttttggaaaataaaaaatacaaaaaattattaCATGTTCTAGAGAATATGTTTATGTGACTCACTCTATATAGATATTTATGAAAAATTAATATCCTATTTCTAAGTGAAATTAGGTATAactattattatttttccttaatttgttCTTGGAATTATATGAAAATCATTTTACTTCATATCTaattaaaaaattctttttaattAGATATAAATCTAGAATAATTTCTGATTTATTATTCTTGTGTGCgtgtatgttatatatatatatatatatatatatatatatatatataaacacacATACACGCACACaccatatttttattcaaaaataaaaatattttgtgGGATAGTTTTATTTGGAGACTTGGCTTGAGTTGATTTGtgtcacttgttttaaaagtgaattTTGCGGtccgagaccttaaaaacctctttttgccTCATCTCGATtcgcgtgcgtagtccgggcgcatagctgGAAAGCCAATATGGCAAAATTTGtgtaaaataataaattttgactttaaaatgaattaaattgatttcggtcaacattttgggtaaacaaatctggacccgaacccgtgatttgacggtcctggagggaccatagaaaaatatgggacttgggcgtatgcccagaatcggatTCCAAGGTCCcatgcccgagaaatgaatttttaaagaaaattattttctgaaattatttatgagatttggaaatgaattgtaaTTAAGACTCGATGGTATCagactcgtattttggttccggcatccggtacaggtcttatatgtgatttaagataagtctgtgaaatttggtaagaaacgggattgaaacgacgtgaatcggatcatatttgagaaaaacaaaaaatttgaagttcttgagaaatttcatgattttggtgttaaattcaCAGCTGTTGATGTTactttagtgatttgaatgcacgagcaagtccatatgatatttttaggttggtgtgcatgtt of the Nicotiana sylvestris unplaced genomic scaffold, ASM39365v2 Un00001, whole genome shotgun sequence genome contains:
- the LOC138884601 gene encoding uncharacterized protein, producing the protein MGITIRCRYLKDDTQVPDPTKGEINPGYGRWFETRSRVDDAPEPDLRRPIKRPHVQTFDDKIKERLAWGEKERGYKATIHALKQSLRNFNLEKDLQAQEAEDEKKSLIFENKNLRAQFQQMKKASEAPVRSWKDQKIIANLMEKMQDYDSILAKTKKALGKAKEKIIQLNEEAESNKERQVMRSEEDMAKFKKEKDRWINSEAQLHAQLEETRRYNREHQHVDIDRERAQARLDQARLRAQLKSKGPIPESMSIPDVDTCVEIEELDVSKMKEEMLKLKQQMAEMYRAWSTGQSPPAYPANPSSTPPPAQTQDHPTTDLSPSFPIYQHYRGTTSHTPQSPPPKPVPYPPPPVMIQKSAGT